One genomic region from Deinococcus roseus encodes:
- a CDS encoding AbrB/MazE/SpoVT family DNA-binding domain-containing protein — MSDLEVQFFGTVTVGERGQIAIPQEAREKLGIQPGDKMLVVSSIFGGIAVVPEKVLTDILKQKFREVLEGE; from the coding sequence ATGAGCGACCTGGAAGTGCAATTTTTTGGAACCGTCACCGTGGGCGAAAGAGGGCAAATCGCCATCCCACAAGAAGCCAGAGAAAAACTGGGCATCCAGCCCGGAGACAAGATGCTGGTGGTGTCCAGCATTTTCGGGGGCATTGCGGTGGTCCCGGAGAAGGTCCTGACCGACATCCTCAAGCAAAAGTTCCGTGAAGTGCTGGAAGGCGAATGA
- a CDS encoding MGMT family protein produces MDDAFRKSVLQVVLGIPYGQTMSYGGVALEAGYPGYARHVGNLLAGLSEEDAPEVPWYRVINASRGISTYRRGIGDLQRKLLISEGVSFKGEKIAKEHFLG; encoded by the coding sequence ATGGATGATGCATTCAGAAAATCGGTGTTGCAGGTGGTGCTGGGCATTCCTTACGGCCAGACCATGAGTTACGGCGGGGTGGCCCTGGAAGCAGGTTACCCCGGTTACGCCCGCCATGTGGGCAACTTGCTGGCCGGGCTCTCCGAGGAAGATGCACCAGAGGTGCCCTGGTACCGGGTGATCAATGCCTCACGGGGCATCAGCACCTACCGCAGGGGCATTGGGGACCTGCAAAGGAAACTGCTGATCTCTGAAGGGGTGTCTTTCAAAGGGGAAAAAATTGCAAAAGAGCACTTTCTGGGTTAA
- the mqnE gene encoding aminofutalosine synthase MqnE: MKYIRDPELIPIAEKVEAGQRLSFEEGLKLYHTPDINTLARLANLVRERKFGDKTYYVHSLRLSQTNICYVGCTFCGFAAHMNEERAWDWEIDDVLKFVRDRYQPGLTEIHISSGHHPKKPWSYYLDLVRALKENFPGVQVKAWTAAEIWHFTKIAKLSVREVLTQLKEAGLDAMPGGGAEIFAERVRKQIARAKVNADNWLDVHRTAHQIGLHTNATMLYGHIETLEERLDHMHRLRDLQDETGGFFSFIPLAFQPMNNSLAMNLGKTDYTTGLDDLRNLAVARVYLDNFDHIKGYWIQISPELTQVSLDWGVTDIDGTIIEEKISHAAGATSEVGTTEESLRNLILRAGRTPVLRDALYNELKIFPGTAAD; the protein is encoded by the coding sequence ATGAAGTACATCCGTGACCCCGAACTCATCCCCATCGCTGAAAAAGTCGAAGCGGGACAGAGGCTGTCTTTTGAAGAGGGGCTGAAACTCTACCACACCCCCGACATCAACACCCTTGCCCGCCTTGCCAACCTGGTGCGGGAACGCAAATTCGGGGACAAAACCTACTACGTGCACTCGCTGCGCCTTTCCCAGACCAACATCTGCTATGTTGGCTGCACTTTTTGCGGGTTTGCTGCCCACATGAACGAGGAGCGGGCCTGGGACTGGGAGATCGACGATGTCCTGAAGTTCGTGCGGGACCGTTACCAGCCCGGACTCACCGAAATTCACATCTCCAGCGGCCATCACCCCAAAAAACCCTGGAGTTACTACCTGGATCTGGTGCGTGCCCTCAAAGAAAACTTCCCTGGCGTGCAGGTGAAAGCCTGGACTGCAGCAGAAATCTGGCACTTCACCAAAATTGCCAAACTCTCTGTGCGTGAGGTGCTGACCCAGCTCAAAGAAGCCGGACTGGACGCCATGCCCGGAGGCGGAGCAGAGATCTTCGCAGAACGGGTGCGCAAACAGATTGCCCGTGCCAAGGTGAACGCAGACAACTGGCTGGATGTGCACCGCACCGCCCACCAGATTGGCCTGCACACCAACGCCACCATGCTCTACGGCCACATCGAAACCCTGGAAGAACGCCTGGACCACATGCACCGCCTGCGCGATTTGCAGGACGAGACCGGAGGCTTTTTCAGCTTCATTCCTCTGGCCTTCCAGCCCATGAACAACAGTCTGGCGATGAACCTCGGGAAGACCGATTACACCACTGGTCTCGATGACCTGAGAAATCTGGCTGTGGCCCGCGTTTACCTGGACAACTTTGACCACATCAAGGGCTACTGGATTCAGATTTCCCCTGAACTGACCCAGGTCTCGCTGGACTGGGGCGTCACGGACATTGATGGAACCATCATCGAGGAGAAAATCTCCCATGCTGCCGGGGCCACCTCCGAAGTCGGCACCACCGAGGAAAGCCTCAGAAACCTGATCCTCAGGGCAGGACGCACCCCAGTGTTGCGGGACGCCCTGTACAACGAACTGAAGATCTTTCCAGGAACCGCAGCAGATTGA
- a CDS encoding YhgE/Pip domain-containing protein: protein MMFKKFGSDYRQVLKEELKLFGKEKKLYAAMVLITIIPTIYSATYLSSVWDPYSQTKNLPAGIVNLDQGTVFEGEKYNLGEDTLAEIRKDPPFKFTEFRTTEEAQAAVKKGDIYFMVELPKNLSEKAIAGKAQADLNVTVSEGSSYLAATLGKRFTSELARELNGKLSEKRWEATLKKLGTSADDIKKLKDAASKLADGAEQLEDGTRKLLNGTDKLDSGLAKASSGGKALTSGATTLTSGVTKLTSGVGQLSSGIHTLAGKTPAQSKLKALQDGAVKVKEGNSKLASGLKQMSDSVTADYALYAPMQQSAKGAAQLAAALKQMSDQVTPENPLYDPIQQSAKGADQLSKGLKQISGQAAGSALSASLTQSSTSAQQLSEGLAQIAAKTPAQNPLDAPLGQSSGSAQQLSEGLARMAAQVPEKNPLDAPLEQLSKGSSDLSSGSGSLSSGVTTLTTGMQQISDALKLMDSKTPSKGDLGKLDTGIKTLRDRTAELSSGLAQLKDGADQVKAGNTDLLTGARKLAKGARELASKIPDVQKPDAKAEFLAVSFEVKENTINKVANNGSAFAPYFMSLSLWMGALLTSFIFRLRVLPENVKGAGRFSKVLAKSTLPFVAVLIQGLLLALTMRLGLRLSVPNPALFYGILLLGSISMFGVIILLIMVLGDAGRMFAMILLVLQLASAGGAYPVELSPGLFQSLHQYLPITDLVKALRAFLFGAYDSNWGLYVGRMLLLGGGAFLIAVLLAGRMYKYVPEKEYTPPIEA, encoded by the coding sequence ATGATGTTTAAAAAGTTTGGGTCAGATTACAGGCAGGTTTTAAAAGAAGAACTGAAGCTGTTTGGCAAAGAGAAAAAGCTCTATGCTGCAATGGTTCTGATCACCATCATTCCCACCATTTACAGCGCAACTTATCTTTCAAGCGTGTGGGACCCCTACAGCCAGACCAAAAACCTGCCTGCAGGCATCGTGAACCTGGACCAGGGCACCGTCTTTGAGGGGGAAAAATACAACCTCGGAGAGGACACCCTGGCAGAAATCCGCAAGGACCCCCCTTTCAAATTCACAGAGTTCAGGACCACCGAAGAGGCCCAGGCTGCAGTCAAGAAAGGCGACATCTACTTCATGGTGGAATTGCCCAAAAACCTCAGCGAGAAAGCCATTGCAGGGAAAGCCCAGGCAGACCTGAATGTCACGGTGTCTGAGGGGTCCAGCTATCTGGCCGCCACCCTGGGAAAAAGGTTCACCAGCGAACTGGCCCGTGAACTGAACGGCAAACTCAGTGAGAAACGCTGGGAAGCCACCCTGAAAAAGCTGGGCACCAGTGCAGATGACATCAAGAAACTCAAAGATGCTGCCAGCAAACTGGCGGATGGGGCAGAGCAACTGGAAGACGGCACCCGCAAACTGCTGAATGGCACAGACAAACTGGATTCCGGTCTGGCCAAAGCCAGCAGTGGCGGAAAAGCCCTGACCAGTGGGGCCACCACCCTCACCAGCGGAGTCACCAAACTCACCTCTGGTGTGGGGCAACTGAGCAGCGGCATTCACACCCTGGCTGGCAAAACCCCTGCCCAGAGCAAACTGAAAGCCTTGCAGGACGGTGCTGTGAAGGTCAAAGAGGGCAACAGCAAACTGGCCTCTGGCCTCAAGCAGATGTCTGACTCGGTGACTGCGGATTATGCGCTGTATGCGCCCATGCAGCAATCTGCAAAAGGGGCTGCGCAACTGGCTGCTGCCCTGAAACAAATGTCCGATCAGGTGACCCCTGAAAATCCCCTTTATGATCCCATCCAGCAGTCTGCCAAAGGTGCAGATCAGCTGTCCAAAGGACTGAAACAGATTTCCGGTCAGGCTGCAGGAAGTGCCCTGAGCGCTTCCCTCACCCAGAGCAGCACCAGTGCCCAGCAACTCTCTGAAGGTCTGGCCCAGATTGCTGCAAAAACCCCTGCCCAGAACCCTCTGGATGCCCCTCTGGGCCAGAGCAGCGGCAGTGCCCAGCAGCTTTCCGAGGGCCTTGCCAGAATGGCTGCCCAGGTGCCTGAAAAAAATCCTCTGGATGCTCCTCTGGAACAGCTCTCCAAAGGTTCCAGTGACCTCAGCAGCGGATCGGGCAGCCTCAGCAGTGGTGTGACCACCCTGACCACAGGCATGCAGCAGATCAGCGACGCATTAAAGCTGATGGACAGCAAAACCCCCAGCAAAGGCGACCTGGGCAAACTGGACACGGGCATCAAAACCCTGCGGGACAGAACTGCTGAGCTTTCCAGTGGTCTGGCCCAGCTCAAAGACGGTGCAGATCAGGTCAAGGCTGGCAACACCGATCTGCTGACCGGAGCCAGGAAACTGGCAAAAGGTGCCCGTGAACTTGCCAGCAAGATCCCAGATGTGCAAAAACCCGATGCAAAAGCAGAATTCCTGGCCGTGTCCTTCGAGGTGAAGGAAAACACCATCAACAAAGTTGCCAACAACGGCAGTGCGTTTGCCCCCTACTTCATGTCGCTGTCTTTGTGGATGGGTGCCCTGCTGACCAGTTTCATCTTCAGGTTACGGGTGCTGCCTGAAAACGTGAAAGGTGCAGGCCGTTTCTCAAAAGTGCTGGCCAAAAGCACCCTGCCTTTTGTGGCAGTGTTGATCCAGGGCTTGCTCCTGGCCCTCACCATGCGTCTGGGACTCAGGCTCTCGGTGCCCAATCCTGCCCTGTTTTACGGCATTTTGCTGCTGGGAAGCATCAGCATGTTTGGGGTCATCATCCTGCTGATCATGGTCCTGGGCGATGCTGGACGGATGTTCGCCATGATCCTGCTGGTGCTGCAACTGGCCTCTGCAGGTGGAGCTTACCCTGTGGAGCTTTCCCCCGGACTGTTCCAGAGCCTGCACCAGTACCTCCCCATCACCGATCTGGTGAAAGCCCTCAGGGCCTTCCTGTTTGGGGCCTACGACAGCAACTGGGGGCTTTATGTGGGCCGCATGCTGCTGCTGGGAGGAGGAGCTTTCCTGATTGCTGTGCTGCTGGCTGGAAGAATGTACAAATACGTTCCAGAGAAAGAGTACACCCCGCCCATCGAGGCCTGA
- a CDS encoding Jag family protein, whose product MEKKTNLDDYLAGLGISDSADESPIDPETAYQSPSSPIEYNINPQEVVEQFLKGLCERVDSGLSVKVRMQENVIYADISGVHAAKMIGRDGRVLAALEVMCYTLLAKEAGRNDLRLHLDAAGFRRRHEDKLVQLAERIAQQVMKTGESFEMDPIPASDRRIIHMTLKEMGGVTTESVGEGKDRHIIVKPA is encoded by the coding sequence ATGGAAAAGAAGACCAACCTTGACGACTACCTGGCCGGTCTCGGGATCAGCGACAGCGCCGATGAAAGCCCGATTGACCCGGAAACAGCCTACCAGAGCCCCAGCTCTCCGATTGAGTACAACATCAACCCTCAGGAAGTGGTTGAGCAGTTCCTGAAGGGCCTCTGTGAGCGTGTCGACTCCGGTCTCAGTGTGAAAGTTCGCATGCAGGAAAACGTGATTTACGCCGACATCTCCGGGGTGCATGCCGCCAAGATGATCGGCCGGGATGGGCGGGTGCTGGCTGCTTTAGAAGTGATGTGCTACACCCTTCTCGCCAAAGAAGCCGGACGCAACGACCTCAGGCTGCACCTGGACGCAGCGGGTTTCAGACGCCGCCACGAGGACAAACTGGTGCAACTGGCCGAGCGCATCGCCCAGCAGGTCATGAAAACCGGAGAGTCCTTCGAGATGGACCCCATTCCTGCCTCGGACCGCCGCATCATCCACATGACCCTCAAAGAGATGGGCGGGGTCACCACGGAATCGGTGGGAGAAGGCAAGGACCGCCACATCATCGTCAAACCTGCCTGA
- a CDS encoding menaquinone biosynthetic enzyme MqnA/MqnD family protein → MSKPYRIGLIDFANVAPINEYLPESDAYEVHRGVPTEMNRQLLAGEIDLANISSFEFLQNAHLLQALPDFSVSVLGPVYSVNLFHNLPWEALQGKRIALTTQSATSVKLLEVLLSLSGIQATLERNEGSVQALLDAGYAGVLKIGDNALREWYQLCGPLEPHASVWDIPHGRGEVQVTDLSMRWYDHFGLPFAFAVWAYRTPPPPELVHNLRLARRTGLGELAVVAERNARKLDLPEFIVQHYLWNFRYHLEKPDRLGLLKFAELVGVSGETLRFSE, encoded by the coding sequence ATGTCCAAACCCTACAGAATCGGGCTGATTGATTTCGCCAATGTTGCCCCCATCAATGAGTACCTGCCCGAATCGGACGCTTACGAGGTGCACCGGGGCGTGCCCACCGAAATGAACCGGCAGTTGCTGGCGGGAGAAATTGACCTTGCCAACATCAGCAGTTTTGAGTTTCTGCAGAACGCCCACCTGCTGCAGGCGTTGCCGGATTTCAGTGTGAGTGTGCTGGGTCCGGTGTACAGCGTGAACCTCTTTCACAACCTGCCCTGGGAGGCGTTGCAAGGAAAACGCATCGCCCTGACCACCCAGAGTGCCACCAGTGTGAAGCTGCTGGAGGTGCTGCTGTCTCTGAGTGGCATTCAGGCCACCCTGGAACGCAATGAAGGCAGCGTGCAGGCGTTGCTGGATGCGGGTTATGCTGGCGTGCTGAAAATTGGGGACAATGCCCTGAGAGAGTGGTACCAGTTGTGCGGACCGCTGGAGCCCCACGCCTCGGTGTGGGACATTCCGCATGGCCGGGGAGAGGTGCAGGTGACGGACCTGAGCATGCGCTGGTACGACCATTTTGGTTTGCCTTTTGCTTTTGCCGTCTGGGCTTACCGCACCCCTCCCCCACCTGAACTGGTACACAACCTGCGTCTGGCCCGCAGAACCGGGCTGGGAGAACTGGCTGTGGTGGCAGAGCGCAATGCCAGAAAACTGGACCTACCCGAATTCATCGTGCAGCATTACCTGTGGAACTTCAGATACCATCTGGAAAAGCCAGACCGTCTGGGCTTGTTGAAATTTGCTGAGCTGGTGGGGGTTTCTGGGGAGACCCTGCGTTTTTCAGAGTGA
- a CDS encoding glycoside hydrolase family 9 protein: MSNIRVMSLGLTALLSLGFVACNSTTPAVSGKSAAVQKQADAYTVTLGTTNTWQGGYQGYVRFNNVSGAAAKSFKLKFKLNTPITLASSWNGTFTGPDAQGYYTVTSPDYLQYSPVAAGANYEMGFTANGSYTGGNGTVLEVNGQVVTPIDTTPPTVPGTLAHSGLAFTSVTLTWGASTDASGVAKYEIYDGTVLLSTVTAPATTTRLTTLRPGTAYNLKIRAVDTAGNASAFGNTVTFTTPADTAAPTVPGTLSYSGLTSNSVTLAYAASTDNVGVAKYEIYNGSILLTSVAGTLTNPKLTLTPSTAYTLKVRALDAAGNASAFGNTVTFTTPAAPVDQPPTVPVSLRSNAATSSSISLAWNASTDDVAVTKYEVYRSGTLIGTVSGTTLSYTDSGLTRNTAYLYKVRAGDGAGNWSAFSADLTAKTTDEVTPVAGQNPCARYPLSHVFTEAAAGTVSSGKFNYGEALQKAILFYEAQQAGPVASWNRVSWRSNSSMLDEITGGWYDAGDHVKFGFPMASTATLLAWSALDFKQGYEKSGQLKHIQNNLRFVMDYFVRAHVAPNKLAGQVGSGSTDHAYWAAPETLDTRQAGMRPTYYIDEAHPGSDLAGETAAALAAGSLVFKDTDPTYAQTLLNHAKQLYAFADQFRGKYSSSITDASGYYNSWSGYQDELVWGAAWLYRATGDAAYLTKAKTEYNNLPKEGQTVYHPYKWTHAWDDKSYGTYVLMYQLTKDAAYQIDADRWLDYWTVGFNGERIKYTDKLAWLDTWGSLRYAANTAMLALIHSGNITDATRKTRYQTFATDQINYMLGDNPASRSYEIGFGSNSPKNPHHRGAHGTWADNLQGPPAQSRHTLTGALVGGPDSTGAYTDDRGNYITNEVATDYNAGFTGALAGMVQNYGGQSLANFPKVEQPDSPEFYVGTKLNASGSKFTEIAGWATNKSAWPACPTTAVSFRYFVNLSEGFAAGFKLSDYVVTVRGGTASALQLWNSAQNMYYLDITVPGTIYPGGQQYYRKEVQFRIGLADQINAPAGAWDPSNDPSYAGVTGATGSEDTANPNVPFFEKGVLLFGKSPAK, from the coding sequence ATGTCGAACATAAGAGTGATGTCTCTGGGACTGACCGCCCTGCTGAGCCTGGGCTTTGTGGCCTGCAACAGCACCACCCCTGCTGTGTCTGGCAAGAGTGCTGCTGTGCAAAAACAGGCCGATGCCTACACCGTGACGCTGGGCACCACCAACACCTGGCAGGGTGGGTACCAGGGTTATGTGCGTTTCAACAATGTCTCCGGGGCAGCTGCAAAATCCTTCAAACTGAAATTCAAACTGAACACCCCCATCACCCTGGCATCCAGCTGGAATGGCACTTTTACTGGCCCGGATGCCCAGGGGTATTACACCGTCACCTCTCCCGATTACCTGCAATACAGCCCTGTTGCTGCTGGTGCAAACTACGAGATGGGTTTTACGGCCAATGGCAGTTACACCGGAGGCAATGGCACTGTGCTGGAGGTCAACGGTCAGGTGGTGACCCCCATCGACACCACACCTCCCACCGTTCCCGGAACGCTGGCCCATTCCGGTCTGGCTTTCACCTCTGTGACGCTCACCTGGGGGGCATCCACAGACGCCAGTGGGGTTGCAAAATACGAAATTTATGATGGAACCGTCCTGCTGAGCACCGTCACGGCCCCTGCCACCACCACCAGACTGACCACCCTGAGGCCCGGAACGGCCTACAACCTGAAAATCCGCGCAGTGGACACAGCAGGCAATGCTTCTGCATTTGGCAACACGGTGACCTTCACCACACCTGCAGACACTGCTGCCCCCACAGTGCCTGGAACGCTGTCCTACTCTGGCCTGACATCCAACTCGGTGACGCTGGCTTATGCTGCATCCACCGACAACGTGGGTGTTGCAAAGTATGAAATCTACAACGGCAGCATCCTGCTCACCAGTGTGGCTGGCACCCTTACCAATCCCAAACTGACCCTGACCCCCAGCACGGCTTACACCCTGAAAGTGCGGGCGCTGGACGCAGCAGGGAATGCCTCTGCATTTGGCAACACGGTGACTTTCACCACACCTGCAGCTCCCGTGGATCAGCCTCCCACGGTGCCAGTTTCCCTGAGGTCCAATGCAGCCACCTCCAGCAGCATTTCTCTGGCCTGGAATGCCTCTACAGATGATGTGGCCGTCACCAAATATGAGGTGTATCGCAGCGGTACCCTGATTGGTACAGTTTCTGGAACCACCCTCAGCTACACGGATTCAGGGCTGACCAGAAACACCGCTTACCTGTACAAAGTGCGGGCCGGAGATGGTGCGGGCAACTGGTCGGCTTTCAGTGCAGACCTGACTGCCAAAACCACCGATGAAGTGACCCCTGTGGCCGGACAGAACCCCTGTGCCCGTTACCCCCTCAGCCATGTGTTTACAGAAGCTGCAGCAGGAACGGTTTCCAGCGGCAAATTCAATTATGGCGAAGCCCTGCAGAAAGCCATCTTGTTCTACGAAGCCCAGCAGGCAGGCCCGGTGGCAAGCTGGAACCGGGTGTCCTGGCGCAGCAACTCCAGCATGCTCGATGAAATCACCGGAGGCTGGTACGACGCCGGTGACCACGTGAAGTTCGGCTTCCCCATGGCCTCCACCGCCACCCTGCTGGCCTGGAGTGCCCTGGATTTCAAGCAGGGTTACGAGAAATCTGGGCAGCTGAAGCACATCCAGAACAACCTGCGCTTCGTGATGGATTACTTTGTGCGGGCACACGTGGCCCCCAACAAACTGGCTGGACAGGTCGGATCGGGCAGCACCGACCACGCTTACTGGGCCGCCCCCGAAACCCTGGACACCCGTCAGGCAGGAATGCGCCCCACCTATTACATTGACGAGGCCCACCCTGGCTCGGATCTGGCAGGGGAGACTGCAGCTGCGCTCGCAGCAGGCAGCCTGGTCTTCAAAGACACCGATCCCACCTACGCCCAGACCCTCCTGAACCACGCCAAACAGCTTTACGCCTTTGCAGACCAGTTCAGGGGCAAATACAGCAGCAGCATCACCGATGCATCCGGGTATTACAACTCCTGGAGCGGCTATCAGGATGAACTGGTGTGGGGTGCTGCATGGCTTTACCGGGCCACCGGAGACGCCGCATACCTGACCAAGGCCAAAACCGAATACAACAACCTGCCAAAAGAAGGCCAGACCGTGTACCACCCTTACAAGTGGACCCACGCCTGGGATGACAAATCTTACGGCACCTACGTGCTGATGTACCAGCTTACAAAAGACGCTGCCTACCAGATTGATGCAGACCGCTGGCTGGACTACTGGACGGTGGGCTTCAATGGAGAGCGCATCAAGTACACCGACAAACTGGCCTGGCTGGACACCTGGGGCTCCCTGCGTTACGCCGCCAACACCGCCATGCTGGCCCTGATCCACAGCGGAAACATCACGGACGCCACCCGAAAAACCCGCTACCAGACTTTCGCCACCGACCAGATCAATTACATGCTGGGAGATAACCCTGCAAGCCGCTCTTATGAGATCGGGTTTGGCAGCAACTCCCCCAAAAACCCCCACCACCGGGGCGCACACGGCACCTGGGCCGACAACCTGCAAGGTCCACCCGCCCAGAGCCGCCACACCCTGACGGGTGCACTGGTGGGAGGCCCGGACTCCACCGGAGCCTACACCGATGACCGGGGCAACTACATCACCAACGAGGTGGCCACCGATTACAACGCAGGATTCACCGGAGCACTGGCAGGAATGGTGCAGAACTACGGCGGCCAGAGCCTCGCCAACTTCCCGAAAGTGGAGCAACCTGACAGCCCTGAATTCTATGTGGGCACCAAACTGAATGCCTCTGGCAGCAAGTTCACCGAGATCGCTGGCTGGGCCACCAACAAATCTGCATGGCCTGCCTGTCCCACCACCGCTGTGTCCTTCCGGTACTTTGTGAACCTCTCAGAAGGCTTTGCCGCAGGCTTCAAGCTCAGCGATTATGTGGTGACGGTCAGGGGAGGCACCGCCAGTGCCCTGCAGCTCTGGAACAGCGCCCAGAACATGTATTACCTGGACATCACCGTTCCGGGCACCATCTATCCGGGAGGCCAGCAGTACTACCGCAAGGAAGTGCAGTTCCGCATTGGACTGGCAGACCAGATCAACGCACCTGCAGGAGCCTGGGACCCCAGCAACGATCCTTCTTATGCCGGGGTGACCGGGGCCACCGGATCGGAAGACACCGCCAATCCGAATGTGCCTTTCTTCGAAAAAGGGGTGCTGCTCTTCGGGAAGTCACCGGCGAAATAA
- a CDS encoding MarR family winged helix-turn-helix transcriptional regulator, with protein MPDHPASSTEQNLITGLHKISLVLKSQAWKGAAPQKLTPTQGEILVQLRQEVNGQTLSQLASHLGITLATTSDAVSMLVKKGLVSKVRSPEDARQLRITLTAEGQAEAQKSAGWTDFLLEAVQDLSPEEQGLMLHMLLKLIRGLQTRDHVPAAQMCLTCQFFQPGEGPSSPHFCQFTQTPLKPMDLKLDCPDHQDIL; from the coding sequence ATGCCAGACCACCCTGCCTCCAGCACCGAACAGAACCTGATCACCGGACTGCACAAAATCAGTCTGGTCCTGAAAAGCCAGGCCTGGAAAGGTGCAGCACCCCAGAAACTCACCCCCACCCAGGGAGAAATTCTCGTGCAGTTGCGTCAGGAGGTGAATGGGCAAACCCTTTCACAGCTGGCCAGCCACCTGGGCATCACCCTGGCCACCACCAGCGACGCCGTCAGCATGCTGGTCAAAAAAGGGCTGGTCAGCAAAGTGCGCAGTCCAGAAGATGCCAGACAGCTGCGCATCACCCTCACCGCAGAAGGGCAAGCAGAAGCCCAGAAAAGTGCAGGCTGGACAGACTTCCTGCTGGAAGCCGTGCAGGACCTCAGCCCTGAAGAACAGGGATTGATGCTGCACATGCTGCTGAAATTGATCCGGGGCCTGCAAACCCGGGACCATGTGCCTGCAGCGCAGATGTGCCTGACCTGCCAGTTCTTTCAGCCTGGAGAGGGTCCCAGCTCTCCTCACTTCTGCCAGTTCACCCAGACACCCTTAAAACCCATGGACCTGAAACTGGATTGTCCTGACCACCAGGACATCCTCTAA
- a CDS encoding AAA family ATPase: MPAFIISGTPGTGKSSVAKALLQYYPYGLHLPVDDFRDFVVSGAAHPVPQWTQETSRQFMLARQAVGKVATIYQLVGFAVVIDDVLGPAEVSMFDLPVQPYKILLRADLQEVLERNHTRTNKHFDTRMLDQVITELHQSQDVEAYQHHGWHVINSTGLSVYETVNAIRAATHV, from the coding sequence ATGCCCGCTTTCATCATCTCTGGCACACCCGGCACCGGAAAAAGCTCTGTGGCAAAAGCCCTGCTGCAGTACTACCCGTATGGTCTGCACCTTCCCGTGGATGATTTTCGGGATTTTGTGGTTTCGGGGGCGGCCCATCCCGTGCCCCAGTGGACCCAGGAAACCTCCCGGCAGTTCATGCTGGCAAGGCAGGCTGTGGGCAAGGTGGCCACCATTTATCAACTGGTGGGATTCGCCGTGGTGATCGATGATGTGCTGGGTCCTGCTGAAGTCTCGATGTTTGATTTGCCTGTCCAGCCCTACAAGATCCTTTTAAGGGCAGATTTGCAGGAGGTGCTGGAGCGCAACCACACCCGCACCAACAAGCACTTTGACACCCGCATGCTGGATCAGGTGATCACGGAATTGCACCAGAGTCAGGATGTGGAGGCTTACCAGCACCATGGCTGGCACGTCATCAACAGCACGGGCCTGAGTGTGTACGAAACTGTGAATGCCATCCGTGCAGCCACCCACGTCTGA
- the prmC gene encoding peptide chain release factor N(5)-glutamine methyltransferase, whose amino-acid sequence MTFTVGQALKHMVEVFTVAGIPSPHVDAEFLLEHVTGLSRVRQLMDRHVFLEHAEWDQLQDFMHRRASREPLQLLLGYTYFYGLRLKVCEGVLIPRPETETLVSLVIERNMKMKPRILDIGTGTGAIALALLHEIPFSDVTATDINPVCVRLAQQNAHKLSLRLKVQQGDLFAGLDGFFEIIVSNPPYLPDADQASEMPELKYESNIALYSGGDGLSLARRIVTGAVRHLKSGGILALELDPRNVKVLQEELDRKFWAASEVYPDLTGQDRFLLAMKR is encoded by the coding sequence ATGACCTTCACTGTCGGGCAGGCCCTCAAACACATGGTCGAGGTGTTCACGGTGGCGGGGATCCCCTCCCCACACGTGGACGCCGAATTTTTGCTGGAGCACGTGACCGGACTGTCCCGGGTGCGCCAGCTCATGGACCGCCATGTGTTTCTGGAGCATGCAGAATGGGACCAGCTGCAGGACTTCATGCACCGCAGGGCCAGCCGTGAACCCTTGCAGCTCCTGCTGGGTTACACCTATTTTTATGGCCTGCGCCTGAAAGTCTGCGAGGGCGTGCTGATCCCCAGGCCCGAAACCGAAACCCTGGTCTCGCTGGTGATTGAGCGCAACATGAAAATGAAGCCCCGCATTCTGGACATCGGGACGGGCACAGGAGCCATTGCCCTGGCCTTGCTTCACGAGATTCCTTTTTCGGACGTGACCGCCACAGACATCAATCCGGTGTGTGTGCGCCTGGCCCAGCAGAATGCACACAAGCTGTCCCTCAGGCTCAAAGTGCAGCAGGGGGATCTTTTTGCAGGTCTGGATGGTTTCTTTGAAATCATCGTTTCCAACCCGCCTTACCTGCCCGATGCAGACCAGGCCAGCGAGATGCCTGAGCTCAAATACGAATCCAACATTGCACTTTACTCCGGGGGAGACGGCCTCAGTCTGGCCCGCCGGATTGTCACCGGAGCTGTGCGGCACCTCAAATCGGGTGGCATTCTGGCCCTGGAACTGGACCCCAGAAACGTGAAAGTGCTGCAAGAAGAACTGGACCGAAAGTTCTGGGCCGCCTCAGAAGTGTATCCAGATTTGACCGGACAGGACCGCTTTCTGCTGGCCATGAAGCGTTAA